Proteins from a genomic interval of Xylocopa sonorina isolate GNS202 chromosome 6, iyXylSono1_principal, whole genome shotgun sequence:
- the LOC143424534 gene encoding uncharacterized protein LOC143424534, with the protein MACGISFEATATSTVLFLLVLLQAALVWDEVHGAPAKRNDILAGTEFLSVFINGAMATPPQRRRGFRRGGQAASVGDSATAESHQHEASIYRISRNPGNRQVVSRARNSSGREEVVRFYPISQKTLENRQQNLASLIDELSTSSDISSTRLAPQASSNATTVASTPREKSLSRSNATSNSTNQGFSRQKVIGVSVTSTVEATPYKVRVEHYDNTDETVVTRPPSFLGISPKDISKDSRNATTRFPTTKTTSPSTTARTTTTTTKTTTTTIIPKSSTTMTPPSSFVTEELTNIVSESNRSEFSVDEGLPSTSWRGQSSITPGPVAKQSTTHAGHREESNSSARNVSRDMITLPTEENYELPEENAEPKEYSEEPVEVHTERFQPQGRKAGRHYDASNYNRPGTKAYSQPSKSYKPPRQYSEPAKLYSEPSRVYSESEKVYGEPAKVYSEPAKVYSEPAKVYSEPARVYSEPAKVYGEPEKVYSETSKVYSEPAKIYSEPAKVYSEPSKLYDAQGQPLGRERNGEPDEQNFEVDESVSVSSNGNAHGPQMILTEPSNASEVEDGHKVGYVVEGRNYRKYRVEERTPDGFIVGEYGVVSHDDGSLRGVRYTADGTINPRLIYDALMKFLSL; encoded by the coding sequence GTACTGCTGCAGGCGGCACTGGTGTGGGACGAAGTACACGGTGCTCCAGCAAAAAGGAACGATATACTGGCCGGCACGGAATTTCTGTCGGTGTTCATAAACGGCGCGATGGCGACGCCGCCTCAGCGACGCAGGGGCTTCCGGCGCGGAGGACAAGCGGCGTCGGTGGGTGACAGCGCGACAGCGGAATCGCACCAGCACGAGGCGTCGATTTACCGAATATCGCGTAACCCTGGCAACAGACAGGTCGTCTCGAGAGCACGGAACTCCAGTGGCCGAGAAGAGGTCGTTCGATTCTACCCGATCAGCCAGAAAACGCTGGAGAACAGACAGCAGAACCTCGCGTCGTTGATCGACGAGCTGAGCACCAGCAGCGACATATCCTCGACGCGACTGGCTCCGCAAGCGTCATCGAACGCGACGACAGTCGCGTCGACTCCTCGAGAGAAGTCATTGTCGAGGAGCAACGCAACCAGCAACTCGACCAACCAAGGATTCAGTCGACAGAAGGTAATAGGCGTCAGTGTGACGTCCACCGTCGAAGCGACGCCGTACAAGGTCAGAGTGGAGCACTACGACAACACTGACGAGACGGTCGTAACACGACCGCCAAGTTTCCTTGGAATCTCGCCTAAAGATATCTCAAAAGACTCGAGGAACGCCACGACGAGATTCCCCACGACGAAGACAACGAGTCCTAGCACGACTGCGAGGACAACGACGACTACTACCAAGACGACTACCACGACGATCATTCCTAAATCGTCCACGACCATGACGCCGCCTTCCAGCTTCGTCACGGAGGAGCTGACTAACATCGTATCAGAGTCGAACAGAAGCGAGTTCTCCGTCGACGAGGGCTTGCCAAGCACCAGTTGGCGCGGTCAGAGTTCAATTACACCTGGACCAGTAGCCAAGCAGAGCACCACCCACGCTGGCCATCGAGAGGAAAGCAACAGCAGCGCGAGGAACGTCTCGCGGGACATGATAACGCTGCCCACTGAGGAGAACTACGAGCTGCCAGAGGAGAACGCAGAGCCGAAGGAGTACAGCGAGGAGCCAGTCGAGGTGCACACGGAGCGGTTCCAGCCGCAAGGTCGCAAGGCTGGCAGGCACTACGACGCTTCCAATTACAATCGTCCAGGGACGAAAGCGTATAGTCAGCCGTCGAAGAGCTACAAGCCACCTCGACAGTACAGCGAGCCGGCCAAGCTCTACAGCGAGCCGTCCAGAGTGTACAGCGAGTCGGAGAAAGTGTACGGAGAGCCGGCCAAGGTGTACAGCGAGCCTGCCAAGGTTTACAGCGAGCCTGCGAAGGTGTACAGCGAGCCGGCGAGAGTCTACAGCGAGCCTGCGAAGGTCTACGGTGAACCGGAAAAAGTCTACTCGGAGACGTCGAAAGTCTACTCGGAGCCAGCGAAGATTTACTCGGAGCCCGCGAAGGTGTACAGCGAGCCCAGCAAATTGTACGACGCCCAAGGACAGCCTTTGGGTCGCGAGCGTAACGGAGAACCTGACGAGCAGAACTTCGAGGTCGACGAGTCCGTCAGCGTGAGCAGCAACGGGAACGCCCACGGGCCGCAGATGATCCTTACTGAGCCGTCGAACGCGTCTGAGGTGGAGGACGGGCACAAAGTGGGTTACGTGGTCGAGGGCAGGAACTACAGGAAGTACAGGGTCGAGGAGAGGACCCCTGATGGTTTCATCGTTGGTGAATACGGGGTGGTTAGCCATGACGATGGTTCTTTGAGAGGCGTCAGGTATACTGCGGATGGTACCATCAATCCAAGGTTGATCTACGACGCGCTGATGAAGTTCCTGTCGCTGTGA